TCGAGCGCGTGCCGCTCATCACCGGTGTCTTCCGGACCCGCGGCGCCACGGCGCTCGTCTTCCGTGGGGACGACGGCCTCGACGAACTCACCACGACCGGGCACAGCCGGATCTGGGAGGTCACGCGCGGCGACATCCACGAGCATGACCTCGACCCGCGCGACCTCGGCATCCCGATCGCGGATCTCGCCGACCTGATCGGTGGCTCGCCCCAGCACAACGCGGAGGTGCTCCGACGCACGCTGGCGGGGGAGCCCGGCGCTGTGCGCGACATCGTGCTGCTGAATGCCGCTGCCGGCATCGTGGCGTTCGAGCTGTCTCAGGACGCAGGTCAGGTGCAGCGTCCGATTCTGGAGCGCCTGCGCGAGGGCTACGAGAAGGCGTCGGCAGCGATCGACGACGGGCGCGCGCTCGCGAAGCTCGACCAGTGGATCGGTGTGAGTCGCGAGCTCTCGTCACCGAAGGAGTGACCGTGGATCCCGTCGACGCGCTGCTCGAGATCGCCTCCCTGCTGGAGCGTGAGCGTGCGTCGCGGTATCGCGCGAAGGCCTTCCGCCAGGCAGCTGCGACCCTGCGGGATCTGCCCGACGACGTTCAGCGCGATCCCACGCGGCTGCGTGCAGCCAAAGGTATCGGCGAGTCCACGTTCGCGGTGATTCGCCAGGCGCAGGCCCGGCAGGTCCCCGACTACCTCGTCGAGTTGCGCGGTGATGTCGAGCCCGAGCGCATGTCGGAGCTCCGGGGGAAGCTCCGCGGCGACCTGCACGCTCACACGGACTGGTCGGACGGGACCACACCGATCTCGGTGATGGCTGCCGCTGCCAGGGCGCTCGGACATGAGTACCAGGCGATCACCGATCATTCGCCGCGCCTCCGGGTCGCTCGGGGGCTGTCGGCCGAGCGCCTTCGGGAGCAGATGCCGCTCGTCCGCGCGGAATCCGGTGACGGCTTCACGCTGCTCGCGGGCATCGAGGTCGACATCCTGGAAGACGGGGGCCTCGACCAGGAGGACGGTCTGCTCGCCGAGCTGGACATCGTCGTGGCGTCGGTTCATTCCAAACTGCGCATGGATGCGCGGGCGATGACCGCACGCATGATCGCCGCGGTCGGGCACCCTCGGGTCAACGTGCTCGGGCACTGCACCGGACGCCTCGTGCAGGGCGACCGAGGAACGCGCCCTCCGTCGACGTTCGATGCCCAGGCCGTTTTCGCCGCGTGCGCGGAGAACGGCGTGGCGGTCGAGATCAACTCGCGACCGGAGCGGCAGGATCCGCCGGACGATCTGATCGCGATCGCTCTCGCTGAGGGATGCCTGTTCTCGATCGATTCGGATGCGCACGCGCCCGGCCAGCTCTCGCTGCTCGACCACGGAGCAGAACGTGCAGAGCGCGTCGGCGTCCCGTCATCGCGGATCGTCACGACCTGGGGTCTCGAGCGGCTGCGCGCCTGGGCGGAGTGATTCGCCGTCGGACCCGGCCGTCAGTCTGCGGCGAGGGCGGCGTTCGACACGGCCGTGAGGGCACGCGTCATCGAGCCGCCGAGGTTCCATTTCTCGGCGAGAGCCGTTGCGGCATCCGCCTCCGCGGGGTCGAGCACGCGCAGGGGGACGTCGGGGGCCGTGATCGGCAGCGACGTCGCGACCGCGACCACCGTTGGGGCGACGTCGAGATAGTCGGACGCGGCGAGCAGCTTCGCCCGTACTCCGGCGCTCATCCCTTCGCCCGCTTTCGCCGCGGCACGGATGCCCTCCAGGTCTGCGTGCGTCTGCAGCAGGGTGGCCGCGGTCTTCTCACCCACGCCGGCGACGCCGGGCAGGCCGTCCGAAGCATCGCCGCGCATGGTCGCGAAGTCGGCGTACTGCGAGGGGAGCACCCCGTACTTCGCGACGACGGTGGCGTCGGTCACGACCTCGAGGTTGCTCATTCCGCGGGCGGTGTAGATGACGCGGACGTCACGTGCATCGTCCACCAGCTGGAACAGGTCACGGTCGCCGGTGACGATGTCGACGGGCATCGCGGCCTTCGTGGCGAGGGTGCCGATCACATCGTCGGCCTCGTGCTCGGCGACGCCGATGATGGGAATGCCGATGGCCGCCAGAGTCTCGCGGATGAGGGGGATCTGCGCTTCGAGGGGGTCGGGGACCTCTTCGACATCGGGGCCGCTGGCGACCACCTCCACGACACGGTGGGTCTTGTAGGTGGGGATGAGGTCGACACGCCACTGCGGTCGCCAGTCGTCGTCCCAGCAGGCGATCACGTGCGTGGGCTCGTAAAGGGTGACGAGCTTGGCGATGATGTCGAGGAGACCGCGAGCAGCATTGATCGGGGAGCCGTCCGGTGCCGTCACCTTGTCGGGGACGCCGTAGAACGCACGGAAATAGAGGCTGGCGGTGTCGAGCAGCATCAGTCGATCGGTCACGAACGACAGTCTGGCACGGCGGTCCGACGCAGGGTGCGGAGAGCGGACTGTCCTGGCGCTCAACATCCCGTGGCGCGGGGTCGTTCGGCACAGGTGCGAGCGACGAGAGCGGTGTCGGCCTCGTAGATGCGGATCCGCTGCGCGGAACCCTCGATGGCGAGTTCGCCGGTCACCGGGAACCAGCCTCCACCGATGTCGACCTCGGCCGTGTAGTACGCCGTGACGTGGGTGAGGAAGGTTCCGCGTGCGCGATAGGTATGGCTCGTCGGCGTCGGGGTGAACGGCGCCTGCCCGAGTACGGTCCACGTCTGGCCGCTGCCTGCTGTGGTCGCTGTGCTGCCATCCCCATAGGAGAAGACGAAACGAGCGGGGGAGAACCGCACGCTGACCGGTCGGCCCAGGAGAGTGCCGCTGCGGGTCTGCACCGATGCCGAAGCCACGAAGTTCATCGGCAGCCCTGCGACGCCCACGTTGCCGGGCTCGCCCACTGTCGTCACGGGTGCGGGCGCGAACTGTGCGACATCGGTGATCGTGAGCGGCACGCCGTCGTCGTTCGTCACGCGTTCCGCCGAGATCCCACAACTCGTGGTTCGCACCGGATCGGGAACACACGGCGGCGGTGCGTCGGGGGTGCCTGGTGAACCGGGGGAAGCGCCATCCGGAGACTTCTCCGTTTCGGTGGCTGAAATGAGGACCTTGTCTCCATCGGTGCCAGACAACAAGTCCGCTCCGCTGTCGCCGTTCGTCTGCGCAAGCAGCGACGACAGCAAGGCTACGGCGAGAATTGCAGCTAGGAGACGTCGCACGCGCTGTCCTCAGTCCTTGCGGCGTGGTCGATTAGGACTCGAGCGCTCTCAACCTTGAAAGTGGTGTCGATCGCATAAATGTCTGGACGTTCTGGATTTACTACGGACTGCCCATCCGCGTCGATGACGTCG
Above is a window of Microbacterium aurugineum DNA encoding:
- a CDS encoding 5'-3' exonuclease, which gives rise to MTDRLMLLDTASLYFRAFYGVPDKVTAPDGSPINAARGLLDIIAKLVTLYEPTHVIACWDDDWRPQWRVDLIPTYKTHRVVEVVASGPDVEEVPDPLEAQIPLIRETLAAIGIPIIGVAEHEADDVIGTLATKAAMPVDIVTGDRDLFQLVDDARDVRVIYTARGMSNLEVVTDATVVAKYGVLPSQYADFATMRGDASDGLPGVAGVGEKTAATLLQTHADLEGIRAAAKAGEGMSAGVRAKLLAASDYLDVAPTVVAVATSLPITAPDVPLRVLDPAEADAATALAEKWNLGGSMTRALTAVSNAALAAD
- a CDS encoding PHP domain-containing protein; amino-acid sequence: MDPVDALLEIASLLERERASRYRAKAFRQAAATLRDLPDDVQRDPTRLRAAKGIGESTFAVIRQAQARQVPDYLVELRGDVEPERMSELRGKLRGDLHAHTDWSDGTTPISVMAAAARALGHEYQAITDHSPRLRVARGLSAERLREQMPLVRAESGDGFTLLAGIEVDILEDGGLDQEDGLLAELDIVVASVHSKLRMDARAMTARMIAAVGHPRVNVLGHCTGRLVQGDRGTRPPSTFDAQAVFAACAENGVAVEINSRPERQDPPDDLIAIALAEGCLFSIDSDAHAPGQLSLLDHGAERAERVGVPSSRIVTTWGLERLRAWAE